A genomic region of Caenorhabditis elegans chromosome V contains the following coding sequences:
- the F28B1.2 gene encoding Protein-tyrosine-phosphatase (Confirmed by transcript evidence) — MFGSKNYMKTILLLLYFFRESVDCCLVVNSVRNPNMRNCKCPAISLLTQEQIRNNVEGKYLGDHQVWEPIVEAQDDCSLQVTCKPVPGVRSFFTVMFRSNGPPIYINRVVAEQSTYLKQPRSFDGLSCGAYSGKDQWHFILDPIRDLSLACVADVYSCDCLRVSIDTKSGASSVDRMPSATDQCGFFNATCSEDDYTPFLHSSTSSFIFSQGTRHFKSVSYEDLLCVKEKETFDWYFGNLKLGDASITCKPHTDNKLYYTCGMFKSIRSLEDFEWYHKKGDFANAELGSITWDPSWEFFMFCEDGHKPVVFSENNPPIEVNYMGPIIRCINKPLNPYIYYWVANGIQLINPAGACVKYSEPVEMQKCKCNVKLFNKKNVQNNVGGNYFYYNTVWQPIVKTNDDCLLSITCRPMSGISSFLTVLFRSNGPPIYINRVVANQSTFVEQPRAIGDMECREHGETNEWFFHGELVKDFALACISDVNSCNCPQIEIDKDSGVIVEDRMPSAIDQCGFFRASCSASGHEPFLYSTSTSPIFSGPGTDHSSITYRLYDDLICLRGPISWYFGFGNMRLENATIKCNTNRDVYNEDALSVCGVFKVINSLDDFGKYHKIGDYAQAQIETSSWTPSDEFQMNCEFGEKAVVFSENNQPIEISDPAQLVKCAYNPLSNFASMWVVKGVRLINPAGACIRQKANMTDCKCPTVNFLTQNNIQNNEGGKYLKDHQVWDPVIEAVDCFIKIKCNPINGVSSFFTMLFRSNGPPVYINRVVANQSTFVEQPRSIGDFGCKEHNGGHAWFFHEAVVKDLSFACVADSHSCDCPRIEVDTDSGVIVENRMSSATDQCDFIDATCSASDRKPFLYSTTTHQIYSGTGKTYYESETVRYEDLLCVRGELKWYIGNLKLENLVIKCITDVEVYNEEASTSCGVFKVVTSLEDYHVIGVYSQVQLGINLWTPGNDFQITCEPGFIPVVYSANNQPIEISDPAHRIKCAYSPLSNYASMWVVDGIRVFDPAGACIDESRIQKTIS; from the exons ATGTTtggttccaaaaattatatgaaaacaaTTCTTCTTCTCTTATACTTCTTTCGGGAGAGTGTTGATTGTTGTCTCGTGGTCAACTCAGTTCGGAATCCGAACATGCGTAATTGCAAGTGCCCTGCAATCAGCCTATTAACTCAAGAGCAGATCCGTAACAATGTAGAAGGCAAATATTTGGGAGATCATCAAGTGTGGGAACCCATAGTTGAAGCTCAAGATGATTGCTCATTGCAAGTCACATGTAAGCCGGTGCCCGGAGTTCGTTCCTTTTTCACTGTAATGTTCAGAAGCAACGGACCTCCAATCTAC ATCAATAGAGTGGTGGCAGAACAATCAACGTATCTTAAACAACCGAGAAGTTTTGATGGCCTGTCATGCGGTGCATACAGTGGAAAAGATCAATGGCACTTTATCCTTGACCCTATTCGCGATTTATCCCTCGCGTGTGTTGCTGATGTCTACAGCTGTGACTGCCTGCGAGTCTCAATCGACACCAAATCAGGAGCATCTTCTGTGGATCGAATGCCATCGGCCACTGACCAATGTGGTTTCTTCAATGCCACATGCTCGGAAGATGATTATACGCCGTTTTTGCATTCTTCTACAAGttctttcatattttctcaagGCACACGTCATTTCAAATCGGTTAGTTACGAAGATCTGCTTTGCGTGAAGGAAAAAGAGACATTCGATTGGTACTTTGGAAACTTGAAGTTGGGCGATGCAAGTATAACGTGCAAACCACATACGGATAATAAACTGTACTATACTTGCGGGATGTTTAAGTCCATTCGAAGTTTGGAAGATTTTGAATGGTATCACAAAAAAGGAGATTTTGCAAATGCAGAATTAGGATCAATCACATGGGATCCATCGTGGGAGTTCTTCATGTTCTGTGAAGATGGACATAAACCAGTCGTCTTCAGCGAGAACAATCCACCTATAGAG GTTAACTACATGGGACCGATCATTAGATGCATTAATAAACCATTGAATCCATATATATATTACTGGGTCGCAAACGGAATCCAGTTAATCAATCCAGCAGGAGCGTGCGTAAAATACTCCGAACCCGTTGAAATGCAAAAGTGCAAATGCAATGTTAAactattcaataaaaaaaacgtcCAGAACAATGTAGGAGGCAACTATTTCTACTATAATACCGTGTGGCAACCAATCGTTAAAACTAATGATGATTGCTTATTATCGATCACGTGTAGGCCAATGTCTGGAATCAGCTCATTCCTCACTGTGCTCTTTAGAAGTAATGGGCCTCCAATTTAC atcaatcgAGTAGTGGCTAATCAATCGACTTTTGTCGAACAGCCGCGAGCCATCGGTGACATGGAATGCAGGGAGCATGGCGAAACAAATGAATGGTTCTTCCATGGCGAACTTGTTAAAGACTTTGCCTTAGCTTGTATCAGCGACGTGAATAGCTGCAATTGTCCGCAAATCGAGATTGACAAAGACTCGGGAGTGATTGTCGAGGACCGAATGCCATCAGCCATTGATCAATGTGGTTTCTTTAGAGCGTCATGTTCGGCTAGTGGTCACGAGCCATTCTTATACTCTACTTCAACCAGTCCAATATTTAGTGGTCCTGGAACTGATCATTCTTCTATAACATACCGTCTATACGATGATCTTATTTGTTTGAGAGGGCCCATTTCATGGTATTTTGGGTTTGGCAACATGAGGCTTGAAAACGCCACCATTAAATGCAATACCAACAGAGATGTATACAACGAGGACGCATTGTCGGTCTGTGgagttttcaaagttatcaACAGTCTCGATGATTTTGGAAAGTATCATAAAATTGGAGACTATGCGCAAGCTCAGATTGAGACCAGTTCATGGACCCCGAGCGATGAATTTCAGATGAACTGtgaatttggtgaaaaagcaGTGGTTTTCAGTGAGAATAACCAACCTATCGAG ATCTCCGACCCGGCACAGCTTGTCAAATGCGCCTACAATCCACTGTCCAACTTTGCTTCAATGTGGGTGGTAAAAGGAGTCAGACTTATCAATCCAGCTGGAGCATGCATCCGACAAAAAGCAAACATGACGGATTGCAAATGCCCAACAGTTAACTTCCTAACTCAAAATAACATCCAAAACAATGAAGgcggaaaatatttgaaggATCATCAAGTGTGGGATCCAGTCATTGAAGCCGTTGATTGCTTTATAAAGATCAAGTGTAATCCGATTAATGGCGTCAGCTCGTTCTTCACTATGCTCTTCAGAAGCAATGGGCCTCCGGTTTAC atcaaCCGTGTGGTGGCCAATCAATCTACGTTTGTCGAACAACCACGATCAATTGGTGACTTCGGGTGTAAAGAACACAATGGAGGACATGCGTGGTTCTTCCATGAAGCCGTTGTCAAAGATCTTTCTTTTGCCTGCGTCGCTGACTCACACAGTTGTGACTGTCCACGAATTGAGGTGGATACGGACTCGGGAGTTATTGTTGAAAACCGAATGTCATCGGCAACTGATCAATGTGATTTTATCGATGCGACATGCTCGGCCAGTGATCGCAAACCATTTTTATATTCTACTACAACTCATCAGATATATAGTGGAACTGGAAAAACATATTATGAATCAGAAACCGTACGATATGAAGATCTTCTTTGTGTAAGAGGGGAACTCAAATGGTACATCGGGAACCTTAAGTTAGAAAACCTAGTCATAAAATGCATTACCGACGTAGAAGTATACAATGAGGAGGCTTCCACGTCTTGTGGAGTTTTCAAAGTTGTCACAAGTTTGGAAGATTATCATGTAATTGGAGTCTATTCACAAGTACAACTTGGAATCAACTTGTGGACACCAGGCAACGATTTCCAGATCACCTGTGAGCCTGGTTTCATACCAGTCGTATACAGTGCAAACAATCAACCAATCGAG aTCTCCGACCCTGCACATCGGATTAAATGTGCCTACAGCCCACTGTCCAACTACGCCTCCATGTGGGTTGTAGACGGTATCAGAGTCTTTGATCCAGCTGGAGCATGCATAGATGAAAGTCGGattcagaaaacaatttcttaa
- the hpo-33 gene encoding uncharacterized protein (Confirmed by transcript evidence), with amino-acid sequence MRIFLLIVYFLLQDVSGCLVLHDYLNPDMRGCKCPAVKLFNQEDVRKNEGGRYLEDHQVWDPIVESVGDCFLRIMCKPVPGVRSFLTVLFRSNGPPIYINRVVANQSTFVEQPRSIGDFGCKEYNGGYAWFFHEAVIEDLSFACVADSHSCDCPQIEVDTDSGAIVTNQMPLATDQCGFINARCSASDDKPFLYSTTTDAIYSGKGKGGYASSIHRYEDLLCVRGKELTWYIGNLKLDNLVVKCNTDERAQWDCGMFKAVISLQEFKPHHIIGVYSQAQLGTILWMLGDQFQIICEPEYKPVVFSANNEPIEISDQAPAIECAYNPMTNFASMWVVNGIRVFDPAGAWIKLET; translated from the exons ATGAGAATATTCCTGTTAATCGTTTATTTTCTCCTACAGGATGTATCCGGCTGTCTTGTGCTTCACGACTATTTGAATCCCGACATGCGGGGTTGCAAGTGCCCAGCGGTTAAACTGTTCAACCAAGAGGACGTTCGTAAAAATGAGGGAGGGCGCTATTTGGAGGATCATCAAGTGTGGGATCCCATCGTTGAATCAGTTGGTGACTGCTTTTTACGGATTATGTGTAAACCAGTTCCTGGAGTCCGTTCATTCCTTACTGTGCTCTTCAGAAGCAATGGTCCTCCAATATAC ATCAACCGAGTGGTGGCAAATCAATCTACGTTTGTCGAACAACCACGATCAATTGGCGACTTTGGATGCAAAGAATACAATGGAGGATATGCATGGTTCTTCCATGAAGCCGTTATCGAAGACCTTTCTTTTGCCTGTGTCGCTGACTCACACAGCTGTGATTGTCCACAAATTGAAGTTGATACGGACTCGGGAGCGATTGTTACCAATCAAATGCCATTGGCCACTGACCAATGTGGTTTCATCAATGCAAGATGCTCTGCCAGTGACGACAAGCCATTTTTATATTCTACTACAACTGACGCAATATATAGCGGAAAAGGCAAAGGAGGTTATGCTTCATCGATTCATCGTTATGAAGATCTTCTTTGTGTCAGAGGGAAAGAACTCACATGGTACAttggaaacttgaaattagACAATCTAGTAGTAAAATGCAATACCGATGAGAGGGCGCAGTGGGATTGTGGGATGTTTAAAGCTGTCATCAGTTTGCAAGAATTTAAACCGCATCACATAATTGGTGTCTATTCACAAGCACAGCTTGGGACCATTTTGTGGATGTTAGGCGATCAATTTCAGATCATCTGCGAGCCTGAATACAAACCAGTGGTTTTCAGTGCAAACAATGAACCCATTGAg ATCTCCGACCAGGCACCAGCGATTGAATGCGCCTACAATCCAATGACCAACTTTGCCTCAATGTGGGTTGTGAACGGAATTAGAGTCTTCGATCCAGCTGGAGCATGGATTAAACTTGAGACATGA